A single window of Streptomyces griseoviridis DNA harbors:
- a CDS encoding RICIN domain-containing protein: MFRHPPPASATPSTRRRAGVVALVAAAAASVLTAVPAEAAPTALPASWSTLVNAASGKCLDARAAGTANGTAVQQYACNNSAAQQWSFTTTSNGYVRINNRPSPEQVVDVTGVSTADNAATQLWAYGGGTNQQWLPVDDGGGAFHFVNRNSGKCLDDPAASLADSVQLVQYTCNGSAAQRFQVVPVAQSTADPDLGPNVVVFDPSMSASAIQTKLNSLFKQQETNQFGSQRYAVMFKPGAYSADVNVGFYTQVLGLGLTPDAVTVSGAVHAEADWFQGNATQNFWRGAENLSVNPTGGSDRWAVSQAAAYRRMHLRGNLALDDGGWSSGGLLADSKIDGQVNSGSQQQWLTRNSQLGSWTGANWNMVFVGSQGVPGTSFPNPPYTTVAQTPVSREKPFLYVDGAGAYQVFVPSLRTNSTGTSWAGGTPAGSSLSLDSFYVVKQGATAAQINAALAAGKNLLVTPGVYHLDQTLQVNRPDTVVLGLGLATLVPDQGITAMKVADVDGVKIAGLLFDAGTTNSSTLMEVGPPGASASHAADPTSLHDVYFRVGGAGVGKATTSLVVNSDHVIGDHMWIWRADHGSGVGWTSNTGDTGLIVNGDNVTMYGLFVEHYQKYQTVWNGNGGRTYFYQNEMPYDPPNQAAWMNGSTQGYAAYKVADSVTSHQAYGLGSYCYFNVNPGVTAARAIEAPNNPNVRFTSMLTVSLGGTGTISHVINNTGGPSNSGTNVANLTNYP, translated from the coding sequence GTGTTCCGCCACCCACCCCCCGCATCCGCCACGCCCTCCACACGCCGCAGAGCCGGTGTCGTCGCGCTGGTCGCGGCGGCCGCCGCCTCCGTCCTGACGGCGGTCCCGGCCGAGGCCGCCCCGACCGCGCTGCCCGCCTCCTGGTCCACCCTGGTCAACGCGGCCAGCGGCAAGTGCCTCGACGCGCGGGCGGCGGGGACCGCGAACGGCACCGCCGTACAGCAGTACGCCTGCAACAACAGCGCGGCCCAGCAGTGGAGTTTCACCACCACGAGCAACGGCTACGTCCGCATCAACAACCGGCCGAGCCCAGAACAGGTCGTCGACGTCACCGGCGTCTCCACGGCCGACAACGCGGCCACCCAGCTCTGGGCGTACGGCGGCGGCACCAACCAGCAGTGGCTGCCCGTGGACGACGGCGGGGGCGCCTTCCACTTCGTGAACCGCAACAGCGGCAAGTGCCTCGACGATCCGGCCGCGTCCCTCGCCGACAGCGTGCAGTTGGTGCAGTACACGTGCAACGGCTCGGCGGCCCAACGTTTCCAGGTGGTTCCGGTGGCCCAGTCCACGGCCGATCCCGACCTCGGTCCGAACGTCGTCGTCTTCGACCCGTCCATGTCGGCGTCGGCGATCCAGACCAAGCTGAACTCCCTCTTCAAGCAGCAGGAGACCAACCAGTTCGGGTCCCAGCGCTACGCGGTGATGTTCAAGCCGGGCGCGTACAGCGCGGACGTCAACGTCGGCTTCTACACGCAGGTGTTGGGGCTCGGGCTCACCCCGGACGCGGTGACGGTGAGCGGCGCGGTGCACGCGGAGGCCGACTGGTTCCAGGGCAACGCCACCCAGAACTTCTGGCGCGGCGCCGAGAACCTCTCGGTCAACCCGACCGGCGGGAGCGACCGTTGGGCGGTCTCGCAGGCCGCGGCCTACCGCCGGATGCATCTGCGGGGCAACCTGGCGCTTGACGACGGCGGTTGGTCCAGCGGCGGCCTGCTCGCCGACAGCAAGATCGACGGACAGGTCAACTCCGGCAGCCAGCAGCAGTGGCTGACGCGCAACTCGCAGCTCGGCAGCTGGACCGGCGCCAACTGGAACATGGTCTTCGTCGGCAGCCAGGGCGTCCCGGGGACCAGCTTCCCCAACCCGCCGTACACGACGGTCGCCCAGACCCCGGTCTCCCGGGAGAAGCCGTTCCTGTACGTCGACGGCGCGGGCGCCTACCAGGTGTTCGTCCCGTCCCTGCGGACCAACTCCACGGGTACCAGCTGGGCGGGCGGCACCCCGGCGGGCTCCTCGCTGTCCCTGGACAGCTTCTACGTCGTGAAGCAAGGCGCGACGGCGGCACAGATCAACGCGGCGCTCGCGGCGGGCAAGAACCTGCTGGTCACTCCGGGCGTCTACCACCTCGACCAGACCCTTCAGGTCAACCGGCCCGACACGGTCGTCCTCGGCCTGGGTCTCGCCACCCTGGTACCCGACCAGGGCATCACCGCGATGAAGGTCGCCGACGTCGACGGCGTGAAGATCGCCGGTCTGCTCTTCGACGCGGGCACCACCAACTCGTCCACCCTGATGGAGGTCGGCCCGCCCGGCGCGTCCGCGTCGCACGCGGCCGACCCGACCTCGCTGCACGACGTGTACTTCCGCGTCGGCGGCGCGGGCGTCGGGAAGGCGACCACCAGCCTCGTCGTCAACAGCGACCATGTGATCGGCGACCACATGTGGATCTGGCGGGCCGACCACGGTTCGGGCGTCGGCTGGACCAGCAACACCGGTGACACCGGGCTGATCGTCAACGGCGACAACGTCACGATGTACGGGCTGTTCGTCGAGCACTACCAGAAGTACCAGACCGTCTGGAACGGCAACGGCGGGCGCACCTACTTCTACCAGAACGAGATGCCGTACGACCCGCCCAACCAGGCGGCCTGGATGAACGGTTCGACCCAGGGCTACGCCGCCTACAAGGTCGCCGACTCGGTCACCAGCCACCAGGCGTACGGGCTGGGCAGCTACTGCTACTTCAACGTCAACCCGGGCGTGACGGCCGCCCGCGCCATCGAGGCACCGAACAACCCGAACGTCCGCTTCACCAGCATGCTGACGGTGTCCCTGGGCGGTACGGGCACGATCAGCCACGTCATCAACAACACCGGAGGCCCCTCCAACTCCGGCACCAACGTGGCCAATCTGACCAACTACCCGTAG
- a CDS encoding NAD(P)/FAD-dependent oxidoreductase, with translation MADRPHLVVIGAGPAGLAAALTAARHGVRVTLVDAAAQAGGQFYRMPAAPLGTRRPRALHHKWRSWERLSGDLDRHLATGRVRHLADHHVWCVEREATEPGPAERKATGPGPVVRGERPRSPSRAGRSGVAGGPVGAFTVHALLGPRQERGVAIRADAVLLATGGYEKVLPFPGWTLPGVLSAGGAQAMLKGGLVLPGRRVVVAGTGPLLLPVATGLAAAGARVVALVESADPRALARAPGALAARPDKLAEGARYAARLLRHRVPFLVRHTVVEAHGGDRLDGVTVAALGPDGRVVPGGARRLDCDTLAVGHGLLPHTDLAGTLGCGLDGVAVRVDDEQRTDVPGVWAAGEATGVGGADLALAEGRIAGRSAAARLTGRAPEPRSRAAAACRARAALRAFAAGLDSVCAPPAGWAERVTDETVVCRCEEVTAGTVRAAVTDLGAGDLRTVKLLTRAGMGWCQGRMCEPAVAGLTGCPATTVRRPFARPVPLGVLAGREERDNGEDSAVRTDGRAASATAADTGTGTGTGTEADRCESSKDRRQADTDRQ, from the coding sequence ATGGCTGACCGCCCGCACCTCGTGGTGATCGGCGCGGGCCCCGCCGGGCTGGCCGCCGCGCTGACCGCCGCCCGGCACGGTGTCCGCGTCACCCTCGTCGACGCGGCGGCTCAGGCGGGCGGCCAGTTCTACCGCATGCCCGCCGCCCCGCTGGGCACCCGCCGCCCCCGTGCCCTGCACCACAAATGGCGCTCCTGGGAGCGGCTCAGCGGCGACCTGGACCGGCACCTCGCGACCGGCCGCGTCCGGCATCTCGCGGACCACCATGTGTGGTGCGTGGAGCGGGAGGCGACGGAGCCAGGACCGGCCGAACGGAAGGCCACGGGACCCGGGCCCGTCGTGCGCGGCGAGCGGCCCCGGTCGCCATCGCGGGCGGGACGGTCCGGGGTGGCGGGTGGACCCGTCGGCGCCTTCACCGTGCACGCGCTCCTCGGTCCCCGCCAGGAGCGGGGCGTCGCGATCCGGGCCGACGCCGTGCTGCTCGCCACCGGCGGTTACGAGAAGGTGCTGCCGTTCCCCGGCTGGACGCTGCCCGGGGTGCTCAGCGCGGGCGGTGCGCAGGCCATGCTCAAGGGCGGGCTCGTGCTGCCGGGGCGCAGGGTCGTCGTCGCCGGGACGGGACCGCTGCTGCTGCCGGTGGCGACCGGCCTCGCGGCGGCCGGCGCGCGGGTCGTGGCGCTGGTGGAGTCCGCCGACCCCCGCGCCCTCGCCCGCGCGCCCGGCGCCTTGGCCGCCCGCCCGGACAAGCTCGCCGAGGGCGCGCGGTACGCGGCCCGCCTGCTGCGCCACCGCGTCCCCTTCCTCGTCCGGCACACGGTGGTCGAGGCCCACGGCGGCGACCGGCTCGACGGCGTGACCGTCGCCGCCCTCGGTCCCGACGGCCGGGTCGTTCCGGGCGGTGCGCGGCGCCTGGACTGCGACACCCTGGCCGTCGGCCACGGCCTGCTGCCCCACACCGATCTCGCCGGGACGCTGGGCTGCGGCCTCGACGGCGTCGCGGTCCGGGTCGACGACGAACAGCGCACCGACGTGCCCGGCGTCTGGGCCGCGGGCGAGGCCACCGGGGTCGGCGGCGCCGATCTCGCCCTCGCCGAGGGCCGGATCGCCGGCCGGTCCGCCGCCGCCCGACTGACCGGCCGCGCACCCGAGCCACGGAGCCGGGCGGCGGCGGCCTGTCGCGCCCGCGCGGCCCTGCGGGCGTTCGCCGCCGGCCTCGACTCCGTCTGCGCACCGCCCGCCGGATGGGCTGAGCGCGTCACCGACGAGACGGTCGTCTGCCGCTGCGAGGAGGTCACGGCGGGCACCGTCCGCGCGGCCGTCACCGACCTCGGCGCGGGCGACCTGCGCACGGTGAAGCTGCTCACCAGGGCCGGGATGGGCTGGTGTCAGGGGCGAATGTGCGAGCCCGCCGTCGCCGGTCTGACCGGATGCCCCGCGACCACGGTCCGCCGCCCGTTCGCCCGGCCCGTCCCGCTCGGCGTCCTCGCGGGCCGGGAGGAGCGGGACAACGGCGAGGACAGCGCCGTCCGGACCGACGGCCGCGCCGCCAGCGCAACCGCGGCCGACACCGGCACCGGCACCGGCACCGGCACCGAGGCCGATCGGTGCGAGTCCTCGAAGGATCGACGACAGGCCGACACCGACCGTCAGTGA
- a CDS encoding proline racemase family protein, with product MRSTLVLHAVDSHTEGMPTRVITGGIGTIPGATMNERRLYFRDHRDDVKQLLMNEPRGHSAMSGAILQPPTRPDCDWGVVYIEVSGYLPMCGHGTIGVATVLVETGMVEVVEPVTTIRLDTPAGVVVAEVAVEDGAARNVTLRNVPSFSVALDREATLPDGRTVTYDLAYGGNFYAILPLDAFGLPFDRSRKDDILAAGLSLMEAVNAEEEPVHPEDPSIRGCHHVHLLAPGATARHSRHAMAIHPGWFDRSPCGTGTSARMAQLHARGELPLRTEFVNESFIGTRFTGRLLETTEVAGRPAVLPSFTGRAWITGTAQYLLDPTDPFPAGFVL from the coding sequence ATGCGCAGCACCCTCGTCCTGCACGCCGTCGACTCGCACACCGAGGGCATGCCCACCCGCGTGATCACCGGCGGGATCGGCACGATTCCCGGCGCGACGATGAACGAGCGGCGCCTGTACTTCCGCGACCACCGCGACGACGTCAAGCAGTTGCTGATGAACGAGCCGCGCGGGCACTCCGCCATGAGCGGCGCGATCCTCCAGCCGCCGACCCGGCCCGACTGCGACTGGGGCGTCGTCTACATCGAGGTGTCCGGCTACCTCCCGATGTGCGGCCACGGCACGATCGGCGTGGCGACCGTGCTGGTGGAGACCGGGATGGTCGAGGTCGTCGAGCCGGTGACCACGATCCGGCTCGACACCCCCGCCGGGGTCGTCGTCGCCGAGGTCGCGGTGGAGGACGGTGCCGCGAGGAACGTGACCCTGCGGAACGTGCCGTCGTTCTCCGTCGCCCTGGACCGCGAGGCCACGCTGCCCGACGGGCGGACGGTCACCTACGACCTCGCGTACGGCGGCAACTTCTACGCCATCCTGCCGCTGGACGCGTTCGGCCTGCCCTTCGACCGCTCCCGCAAGGACGACATCCTCGCGGCCGGGCTCTCCCTGATGGAGGCCGTCAACGCGGAGGAGGAGCCCGTCCACCCCGAGGACCCGAGCATCAGGGGCTGTCACCACGTCCACCTGCTGGCGCCCGGCGCGACGGCCAGGCACTCCCGGCACGCGATGGCCATCCACCCCGGCTGGTTCGACCGCTCCCCGTGCGGAACCGGGACCAGCGCGCGCATGGCCCAGCTGCACGCCCGCGGTGAACTCCCCCTGCGCACCGAGTTCGTGAACGAGTCGTTCATCGGCACCCGGTTCACAGGGCGCCTCCTGGAGACCACCGAGGTCGCCGGACGGCCCGCCGTCCTGCCCAGCTTCACCGGGCGCGCCTGGATCACCGGAACCGCCCAGTACCTCCTCGACCCCACCGACCCCTTCCCCGCGGGCTTCGTGCTCTGA
- a CDS encoding (2Fe-2S)-binding protein, with amino-acid sequence MNSPLRLADAHPGPSFAVTFDGREIRALPGQTVAAALWAAGVTSWRTTRDQGRPRGVFCGIGVCFDCLVTVNDRPNQRACLLPVEPGDTIRSQAGTGHDG; translated from the coding sequence GTGAACTCCCCTCTCCGCCTGGCCGACGCCCACCCCGGCCCGAGTTTCGCCGTCACCTTCGACGGCCGCGAGATCCGGGCCCTGCCCGGCCAGACGGTGGCCGCCGCGCTGTGGGCGGCGGGCGTCACCTCGTGGCGCACCACCCGCGACCAGGGCAGGCCGCGCGGGGTGTTCTGCGGGATCGGCGTGTGCTTCGACTGCCTGGTGACCGTCAACGACCGCCCCAACCAACGGGCTTGTCTGCTGCCGGTCGAACCGGGCGACACCATCCGCAGCCAGGCGGGGACCGGCCACGATGGCTGA
- a CDS encoding NAD(P)/FAD-dependent oxidoreductase: MANRLTCDVVVVGAGMVGAACALYAARSGLDVLVVDRGPVAGGTTGAGEGNLLVSDKEPGPELELALLSARLWTELATEGDLGPALEYEPKGGVVVASEPSALTALEGFAAGQRAAGVDAVAVSPERLRELEPRLSRAVAGGVLYPQDAQVMPTLAAAHVLRASGARVETGRTVTGVLRGRDGAVRGVVGDRGEIHAPAVVNAAGTWGGALAALAGVHLPVLPRRGFVLVTEPLPRLVHHKVYAADYVADVASASAALQTSPVVEGTAAGPILIGASRERVGFDRSFSLPVVRALASGATRLFPFLEQVRALRTYLGFRPYLPDHLPAVGPDPRVPGLFHACGHEGAGIGLATGTGQLIAQALTSRTPDLDLTPFRPDRFPAVTSEESR; the protein is encoded by the coding sequence GTGGCCAATCGACTGACCTGCGATGTCGTGGTGGTCGGGGCGGGCATGGTGGGCGCGGCCTGCGCCCTGTACGCGGCCCGTTCCGGCCTGGACGTGCTGGTGGTCGACCGGGGTCCGGTCGCCGGGGGCACCACAGGCGCGGGCGAGGGCAATCTGCTCGTCTCCGACAAGGAGCCCGGCCCCGAACTCGAACTCGCGCTGCTGTCCGCCCGGTTGTGGACGGAGCTGGCCACCGAGGGTGACCTCGGTCCGGCCTTGGAGTACGAACCGAAGGGCGGTGTCGTCGTCGCCTCCGAGCCGTCGGCGCTCACCGCGCTGGAGGGGTTCGCCGCCGGGCAGCGGGCGGCCGGGGTCGACGCGGTCGCCGTCTCCCCCGAGCGGCTGCGGGAGCTGGAGCCCCGGCTGTCCCGTGCCGTCGCCGGGGGTGTGCTGTATCCGCAGGACGCCCAGGTCATGCCGACGCTGGCCGCCGCGCACGTCCTGCGGGCCTCGGGCGCCCGCGTGGAGACCGGCCGCACGGTGACCGGGGTGCTGCGCGGCCGGGACGGCGCCGTACGGGGCGTGGTCGGTGACCGGGGCGAGATCCACGCACCGGCCGTGGTGAACGCGGCGGGCACCTGGGGCGGGGCGCTCGCCGCTCTCGCCGGCGTCCACCTGCCCGTGCTGCCGCGCCGCGGCTTCGTCCTGGTCACCGAGCCGCTGCCCCGTCTCGTCCACCACAAGGTCTACGCCGCCGACTATGTCGCCGACGTCGCCAGCGCCTCGGCCGCCCTCCAGACCTCACCCGTCGTCGAGGGGACCGCGGCGGGACCGATCCTGATCGGCGCCAGCCGCGAACGCGTCGGCTTCGACCGGTCGTTCTCGCTGCCCGTGGTCCGCGCGCTCGCGTCCGGCGCGACCCGGCTGTTCCCCTTCCTCGAACAGGTCCGCGCCCTGCGGACCTATCTCGGCTTCCGCCCCTACCTCCCCGACCACCTGCCGGCCGTCGGACCCGACCCGCGCGTGCCGGGGCTGTTCCACGCCTGCGGCCACGAGGGCGCGGGCATCGGCCTCGCGACCGGCACCGGGCAGCTGATCGCGCAGGCGCTCACCTCACGGACGCCCGATCTGGACCTGACGCCGTTCCGCCCCGACCGTTTTCCCGCCGTCACCTCCGAGGAGTCCCGGTGA
- a CDS encoding SCO2400 family protein, with protein MDYCSTCRRHLNGALVCPGCGAYAPDIAPRTTVSAYGSGLAPEAPEPEPLPHADDIVDAPVVAAGRAARRRQLARWKKNKRRAAVATAVALVGGGLSVAAMNRQPADRAQADAAPDTRGMGGAEERTEPVGPSSTPPSTHRTTRVVTPAAPSTAADGPHGRSASASRTALKLVPSGKADTSARTPSPAGTTADAARLPDRGQRSAVTETSDPAKETSASSPSDTGASDSGARQPSSTPDTSRTPEASESADPADSAAPAKLCLLVICLG; from the coding sequence ATGGACTACTGCTCCACGTGCCGTCGGCATCTCAACGGGGCTCTGGTGTGCCCCGGGTGCGGGGCCTACGCCCCGGACATCGCGCCCCGGACGACCGTGTCGGCCTACGGCAGCGGTCTCGCCCCCGAGGCCCCGGAGCCCGAACCCCTCCCGCACGCCGACGACATCGTGGACGCGCCGGTCGTCGCGGCGGGCCGGGCCGCGAGGCGGCGGCAGTTGGCGCGGTGGAAGAAGAACAAGCGGCGGGCCGCCGTCGCGACCGCCGTCGCCCTGGTCGGCGGTGGGCTGAGCGTCGCGGCGATGAACCGCCAGCCGGCGGACCGGGCACAGGCCGACGCCGCGCCCGACACCCGCGGTATGGGCGGCGCCGAGGAGCGGACCGAACCGGTCGGCCCTTCGTCGACCCCGCCGTCCACGCACAGGACCACGCGGGTGGTGACCCCGGCGGCTCCGTCGACCGCGGCCGACGGCCCGCACGGCCGGTCGGCGTCCGCGTCCCGGACGGCCTTGAAGCTGGTCCCGAGCGGGAAGGCCGACACGTCGGCCAGGACCCCGTCCCCGGCAGGGACGACGGCCGACGCCGCGCGGTTGCCGGACCGAGGGCAGCGGTCGGCCGTCACGGAGACGTCCGACCCGGCCAAGGAGACGTCCGCCTCTTCGCCGTCGGACACGGGCGCCTCGGACTCCGGTGCCCGGCAGCCGAGTTCGACGCCGGACACGTCGCGGACACCGGAGGCATCCGAGTCCGCCGACCCCGCGGACTCGGCCGCGCCCGCGAAGCTCTGCCTGCTCGTGATCTGCCTGGGCTGA
- a CDS encoding chitinase: MARLLPRTALPALAVAALTLSAGLLTTTPAASAVDAGTSPAVAAATGSITGLAGKCLDVAGASSADGTAVQLYDCNGSAAQQWTVSTDGTLRALGKCLDVTGGSTADGAKAQLWTCTGAANQKWTVTAAHDIVNPQADKCLDATGNSSANGTRAQIWTCTGGANQKWTAPAAGGTAPSAPMAVAPYLYNGWGSPPNPGTVTAATGVKWFTLAFVLSNGYCNPQWDGSRPLTGGVDQQTVTAVRAGGGDVIPSFGGYSGNKLESSCGSAGELAAAYQKVINAYGLKAIDIDLEADAYSNPTVQQRTVDALKTVKAANPGLKVYITIGTGQSGPDTGLIKRAAASGLPVDAWAIMPFDFGGAGQNMGTLTLRAAEGLRTALKAAYGYSDDQAYRVMGISSMNGITDQNETVTVADFRTILGYAQQHHLARLTFWSVNRDRPCTGGPADSCSGVGQSDWDYTRVFAAYTG, translated from the coding sequence ATGGCCAGACTCCTCCCCCGCACCGCCCTCCCGGCCCTCGCCGTAGCCGCACTCACCCTCTCGGCCGGCCTCCTCACCACGACCCCCGCCGCCTCCGCCGTCGACGCCGGCACCTCCCCCGCCGTCGCGGCGGCCACCGGTTCGATCACCGGCCTTGCGGGCAAGTGCCTCGACGTCGCGGGCGCGAGCAGCGCCGACGGCACCGCCGTCCAGCTCTACGACTGCAACGGATCGGCCGCCCAGCAGTGGACCGTCTCCACCGACGGGACCCTCCGCGCCCTCGGCAAGTGCCTTGACGTCACCGGCGGTTCGACCGCCGACGGCGCCAAGGCGCAGCTGTGGACCTGTACCGGCGCCGCCAACCAGAAGTGGACCGTCACGGCAGCCCACGACATCGTCAACCCCCAGGCGGACAAGTGCCTCGACGCCACCGGCAACTCCTCGGCCAACGGCACCCGGGCCCAGATCTGGACCTGCACCGGGGGCGCCAACCAGAAGTGGACGGCGCCCGCGGCCGGTGGCACCGCGCCTTCCGCTCCCATGGCCGTGGCGCCGTACCTCTACAACGGCTGGGGCAGCCCGCCGAATCCGGGCACCGTGACCGCGGCCACCGGCGTGAAGTGGTTCACGCTCGCGTTCGTCCTCAGCAACGGGTACTGCAACCCGCAGTGGGACGGCAGCAGGCCGCTGACCGGAGGTGTCGACCAGCAGACGGTCACCGCGGTGCGCGCGGGCGGCGGTGACGTCATCCCGTCGTTCGGCGGGTACAGCGGCAACAAGCTGGAGAGTTCGTGCGGCAGCGCCGGTGAACTGGCCGCCGCCTACCAGAAGGTGATCAACGCCTACGGCCTCAAGGCGATCGACATCGACCTGGAGGCCGACGCCTACAGCAACCCGACCGTGCAGCAGCGCACGGTGGACGCGTTGAAGACCGTGAAGGCCGCCAACCCCGGCCTCAAGGTGTACATCACGATCGGCACCGGCCAGAGCGGCCCCGACACCGGGCTGATCAAGCGAGCCGCCGCCTCCGGTCTCCCGGTGGACGCGTGGGCCATCATGCCGTTCGACTTCGGTGGCGCCGGGCAGAACATGGGCACGCTGACGCTGCGGGCCGCCGAGGGTCTCAGGACGGCGCTGAAGGCCGCGTACGGCTACAGCGACGACCAGGCCTACCGGGTCATGGGCATCTCGTCGATGAACGGGATCACCGACCAGAACGAGACGGTCACCGTGGCCGACTTCCGGACCATCCTCGGGTACGCCCAGCAGCACCATCTGGCCCGGCTCACCTTCTGGTCGGTCAACCGCGACCGCCCCTGCACCGGTGGCCCCGCGGACAGTTGCTCAGGCGTGGGCCAGTCCGACTGGGACTACACGCGCGTGTTCGCCGCGTACACCGGCTGA
- a CDS encoding GntR family transcriptional regulator, protein MPAQPSGSPAAAAPALPVLGGKRSSYRERVADALRAALIAGELRAGEVYSAPTLASRFGVSATPVREAMLDLAKEGLVDAVPNKGFRVTEVSEKQLDEYTHVRALIEIPTTVELARTASPVSLEALRPAAREIVTAAAAGDLIAYVEADTRFHLGLLALSGNAHLVEVVADLRGRSRLYGLTALVEAGRLTASAQEHLDLLDALVARDERAVREIMTRHIGHVRGMWASHG, encoded by the coding sequence ATGCCCGCCCAGCCCAGCGGTTCGCCGGCCGCCGCCGCTCCCGCGCTGCCCGTCCTCGGCGGGAAGCGGAGCAGCTATCGCGAGCGGGTCGCCGACGCCCTGCGGGCCGCGCTGATCGCCGGCGAACTGCGGGCGGGCGAGGTGTACTCGGCGCCGACCCTCGCCTCCCGCTTCGGCGTCTCGGCGACGCCGGTGCGCGAGGCCATGCTCGATCTGGCCAAGGAGGGCCTGGTCGACGCCGTTCCCAACAAGGGCTTCCGAGTCACCGAGGTCTCCGAGAAGCAGCTCGACGAGTACACGCACGTCCGGGCGCTCATCGAGATCCCCACGACCGTCGAACTGGCCAGGACCGCGTCGCCGGTCTCCCTGGAGGCGCTGCGCCCGGCCGCCCGGGAGATCGTCACCGCCGCGGCCGCCGGTGACCTGATCGCCTATGTCGAGGCCGACACCCGCTTCCATCTCGGGCTGCTCGCCCTCTCCGGAAACGCCCACCTGGTGGAAGTCGTCGCCGATCTGCGCGGGCGCTCCCGCCTCTACGGTCTGACCGCCCTGGTCGAGGCGGGCCGCCTGACCGCGTCGGCCCAGGAACACCTCGACCTTCTCGACGCCCTCGTCGCCCGCGACGAGCGGGCCGTGCGCGAGATCATGACCCGGCACATCGGACACGTCAGGGGAATGTGGGCGTCACACGGCTGA
- a CDS encoding dihydrodipicolinate synthase family protein, whose amino-acid sequence MSTVTDPQHRPWRGVLVATALPLRDDHSVDHDRYAEHCAWLVANGCDGVVPNGSLGEYQVLTPEERTKVVETAVATVGGSRVMPGVAAYGSAEARRWAERARDAGCASVMLLPPNAYRADDRSVLAHYAEVAKAGLPIVAYNNPIDTKVDLVPELLAKLHGEGYIRAVKEFSGDVRRAYRLAELAPDLDLLVGADDVLLELAVAGAKGWVAGYPNALPRASVELYRAAAAGDLDTALPLYRALHPLLRWDSKVEFVQAIKLSMDIVGRHGGPCRPPRVTLLPDQEAAVRAATEKAVAAGLA is encoded by the coding sequence ATGAGCACCGTGACCGATCCGCAGCACCGCCCCTGGCGCGGCGTCCTCGTCGCCACCGCCCTCCCGCTCCGCGACGACCACTCCGTCGACCACGACCGGTACGCCGAACACTGCGCCTGGCTGGTCGCCAACGGCTGCGACGGCGTCGTCCCGAACGGCTCCCTCGGCGAGTACCAGGTCCTCACCCCCGAGGAGCGGACCAAGGTCGTCGAGACCGCCGTCGCGACGGTCGGCGGCTCCCGCGTGATGCCCGGTGTCGCCGCCTACGGCTCGGCGGAGGCCAGGCGCTGGGCCGAGCGGGCCCGGGACGCGGGCTGCGCCTCCGTGATGCTGCTGCCGCCCAACGCCTACCGCGCCGACGACCGCTCCGTCCTCGCCCACTACGCCGAGGTCGCGAAGGCCGGGCTGCCGATCGTGGCCTACAACAACCCCATCGACACCAAGGTCGACCTGGTGCCCGAACTCCTGGCGAAACTGCACGGCGAGGGGTACATCAGGGCGGTCAAGGAGTTCTCCGGGGACGTCCGCCGCGCCTACCGGCTGGCCGAACTCGCCCCGGATCTCGATCTGTTGGTGGGCGCCGACGACGTCCTGCTGGAACTCGCGGTCGCCGGTGCCAAGGGGTGGGTGGCCGGGTACCCGAACGCCCTGCCCCGGGCCTCGGTCGAGCTGTACCGGGCCGCCGCCGCGGGTGATCTGGACACCGCGCTGCCCCTCTACCGCGCGCTGCACCCGCTGCTCCGCTGGGACTCCAAGGTCGAGTTCGTCCAGGCCATCAAGTTGTCCATGGACATCGTGGGGCGGCACGGCGGGCCCTGCCGTCCGCCGCGCGTTACGCTGCTGCCCGACCAGGAGGCGGCTGTCCGCGCGGCCACCGAGAAGGCCGTCGCGGCGGGCCTCGCCTAG